One Vespa velutina chromosome 9, iVesVel2.1, whole genome shotgun sequence DNA segment encodes these proteins:
- the LOC124951791 gene encoding silk gland factor 1-like produces the protein MTMLQSQKLYSEAGSLGGAMTSAAMSSMGSMAPTYSSINSMGCVSMGMSMGVGVGPSCSPQGAGGFNMSTMSSAMGMASMGGGGMGGYGGTSMGGGGACMSAVGYGPLTPGGGTAVTRDPLSLTEPDSPNSALQRARTDKSYRRSYTHAKPPYSYISLITMAIQNAPTKMLTLSEIYQFIMDLFPFYRQNQQRWQNSIRHSLSFNDCFVKVPRTPDKPGKGSFWTLHPESGNMFENGCYLRRQKRFKDEKKELTRQNNKHQQHQQHHSGAAAAAAAAAAAAAAAAAGHNSPNSHDLGHGGKKTPSSLHHAPQQQDDKDLHSLVSTHHHHHSAGLHQHHAALKSDTTDIGGLLGPDLGTAHDELTAMVSRTLHPHLLSDPAALHHGMAGSLKQEPPYTAASHPFSITRLLPGATAGTSPGAQDTKPPEMKMYEQLHQSYANFGSPHHPHAHSAPPSHHHHNGMHAGSNTAGGPMHNMSNHHHQEYYQSPLYHHATSVATSSAPPPPSVATAAPGL, from the coding sequence ATGACCATGCTCCAGTCGCAAAAGCTGTACAGCGAGGCTGGTAGTCTCGGTGGTGCCATGACCAGCGCCGCGATGTCCAGTATGGGCAGCATGGCACCCACGTACAGCTCGATAAATTCGATGGGTTGCGTGTCTATGGGGATGTCGATGGGCGTTGGAGTCGGCCCGAGTTGCAGTCCTCAGGGAGCCGGTGGATTCAATATGAGCACGATGAGCTCGGCAATGGGGATGGCTTCGATGGGTGGTGGTGGCATGGGTGGTTATGGAGGTACATCGATGGGCGGTGGTGGCGCTTGCATGAGCGCCGTGGGTTATGGTCCGTTAACGCCAGGCGGTGGTACCGCTGTAACCAGAGATCCTTTGTCATTAACCGAACCAGACTCTCCGAATTCTGCCCTTCAACGTGCACGTACCGACAAATCTTATCGGCGAAGTTACACGCACGCAAAACCGCCTTACTCCTATATTAGTTTGATTACGATGGCGATACAAAACGCGCCAACCAAAATGCTCACACTTTCGGAGATTTATCAATTCATTATGGATCTATTCCCATTTTATCGGCAGAATCAGCAACGATGGCAAAATTCGATAAGACATTCTCTTAGTTTCAATGATTGCTTCGTTAAAGTACCGCGAACACCTGATAAGCCGGGTAAAGGTTCCTTTTGGACACTGCACCCGGAGAGCGGTAATATGTTCGAAAATGGTTGTTATTTGCGTCGTCAAAAGAGGTtcaaagacgaaaagaaagaattgacGAGGCAGAATAACAAACATCAACAGCACCAACAGCATCATTCGGGTGCTGCGGCCGCGGCTGCTGCCGCCGCTGCTGCTGCAGCAGCCGCCGCCGCTGGTCATAATAGTCCGAATTCTCATGATCTCGGTCATGGCGGTAAGAAGACACCTTCGTCCCTTCATCATGCTCCTCAGCAACAAGACGACAAAGACCTTCACTCTTTGGTCTCgactcatcatcatcatcactcgGCTGGGCTTCATCAGCATCATGCTGCTCTTAAAAGTGACACCACTGATATCGGTGGATTGTTAGGACCAGATCTCGGTACGGCACATGACGAACTAACTGCCATGGTCAGTCGTACACTTCATCCTCACTTGCTATCCGATCCGGCGGCTCTTCATCACGGTATGGCAGGGAGCCTAAAACAAGAGCCACCTTATACGGCTGCCAGTCATCCATTTAGCATTACCAGGTTATTACCTGGCGCAACGGCAGGTACGTCGCCAGGAGCCCAAGATACGAAGCCACCGGAGATGAAGATGTATGAACAGCTTCATCAGAGCTACGCGAATTTCGGCTCGCCTCATCACCCCCACGCACATTCCGCCCCACCaagtcatcatcatcataacgGAATGCACGCTGGCTCGAATACCGCTGGAGGACCCATGCATAATATGagtaatcatcatcatcaagaATATTACCAGAGTCCTTTGTACCATCACGCGACAAGCGTGGCTACCAGCAGTGCGCCTCCTCCTCCGTCGGTCGCCACAGCGGCTCCAGGATTGTGA
- the LOC124951792 gene encoding uncharacterized serine-rich protein C215.13-like — protein sequence MQHGAAPEHSIRTNGYLPDPTVGINQPIGLSRLFYRWRGRITEFRDAMNRGRDGLLSLSLFLSLSLSLSLCFSLFLSLYLLLSLSLSSASAVSSNFFEVARRPLAQSLSSLLADKRRRRRVRRRVERRDGRGHDAGHVLAFVSALISLFLFLSFSLSLSLSSLSLSFSLSLSLSLFLSLSHTHTHIHIHIHVLSFVLSFSFSFSLPHPSFLSSSSLFSLSYRPRVDRSATRFYTYRSSPTFLSNRRFLFLSFSATIFLTPLIRQLFSTNTRCSTSSSSSSSSSSSSSSSSSSSSSFTPHRNFVLLSLQILSMFLLFVCSFVRLFVCSFVCLFVCFLMCIFSVR from the coding sequence ATGCAACATGGCGCCGCGCCCGAACATTCTATTCGAACCAATGGGTACCTTCCTGATCCCACCGTTGGTATTAACCAACCAATCGGACTCTCTCGACTCTTCTACCGGTGGCGTGGCCGTATCACGGAGTTTCGAGATGCGATGAATCGTGGCCGCGAcggacttctctctctctctctctttctctctctctctctctctctttctctctgtttctctctctttctctctctttatcttctcctttctctttctctttccagcGCAAGCGCCGTATCTTCGAACTTCTTCGAAGTCGCACGAAGGCCGCTTGCGCaatctctctcctctctcttggCCGATAAGCGCCGCCGTCGACGGGTCCGGCGTCGGGTCGAGCGTCGGGACGGCCGCGGCCACGACGCCGGCCACGTTCTCGCGTTCGTTTCtgctctcatctctctcttcctctttctttctttctctctctctctctctctctcttctctctctctctctttctctctctctctctctctctctctctttctctctctctcacacacacacacacacatacatatacacatacacgttctttctttcgttctttctttctctttctctttctcccttcctcatccctctttcctctcttcttcttctcttttctctctttcttatcgtcCTCGCGTCGACCGATCCGCCACGCGTTTTTACACCTATCGCTCGTCCCCGACCTTTCTTTCTAATCGTcgcttcctttttctttccttttcagcaacaatttttttaactcCCCTTATTCGTCAACTTTTTAGCACGAACACACGATgttcaacttcttcttcttcttcttcttcttcttcttcttcttcttcttctagttcttcttcatcatcctCTTTCACCCCTCATCGTAATTTTGTTCTCTTGTCGTTACAAATCCTttcaatgtttcttttatttgtttgttcatttgttcgtttgttcgtttgttcgtttgtttgtttgtttgtttgttttctaatGTGTATCTTTTCCGTGCGGtga